One window of the Pristis pectinata isolate sPriPec2 chromosome 13, sPriPec2.1.pri, whole genome shotgun sequence genome contains the following:
- the sult5a1 gene encoding sulfotransferase family 5A, member 1 has protein sequence MANLNETVRSSGIDFPGHLHTRQSLQYAQEFKFCDTDTVIITYPKSGTTWMQEILTLIYSDGNTLPAKTIPNWLRTPWIEHYYCENVLVNKTDHRILTTHLPYHFLAKPLKQSNAKVIYVARNPKDVVVSFYYFHKMANFLPEPGTFGEFLEKFITGEVNYGSWFEHIKEWESHRNEFNFLFITYEELMKDLRKSVIRLCNFLEHPLLPEAVDTIVRHCTFANMKENKMINYTLIPNEIMNHERGKFMRKGVVGDWKEHFTQEQKQAFEKIFQEKMNDSNIVLNCAL, from the exons ATGGCTAACCTCAACGAGACAGTTCGGAGCTCAGGCATAGACTTTCCAGGGCACCTGCACACACGGCAGTCTTTGCAATATGCTCAGGAGTTCAAGTTTTGTGACACCGACACAGTAATCATTACATACCCCAAATCAG GTACCACATGGATGCAGGAGATTCTCACACTTATTTACAGTGatgggaacacactgcctgctaAAACTATCCCAAACTGGCTTCGGACTCCATGGATTGAACATTACTATTGTGAGAACGTTCTGGTGAACAAGACAGACCATCGAATTCTCACCACACACCTTCCCTATCACTTCCTTGCCAAGCCTCTCAAACAGTCTAATGCAAAG GTGATTTATGTTGCAAGAAATCCAAAGGATGtagttgtttcattttattacttccaTAAAATGGCAAACTTCCTGCCCGAGCCTGGAACTTTTGGGGAATTCTTGGAGAAATTTATAACTGGAGAAG TGAATTATGGATCATGGTTTGAACATATCAAAGAATGGGAGAGTCACAGGAATGAATTCAACTTCTTATTTATCACCTATGAGGAGCTCATGAAG GACCTTAGAAAATCTGTCATAAGACTGTGCAATTTTTTGGAGCATCCACTTTTACCAGAGGCTGTAGACACAATTGTACGGCACTGCACTTTTGCAAACATGAAAGAAAACAAGATGATCAACTACACACTTATTCCCAATGAAATTATGAATCACGAAAGAGGAAAgttcatgaggaaag GGGTGGTTGGAGACTGGAAGGAACATTTCACACAGGAACAGAAGCAAGCTTTTGAGAAAATTTTTCAGGAGAAAATGAACGATTCCAACATCGTGCTTAACTGTGCTTTATAG